The nucleotide sequence GCCGTGCACGCCGCCGCCGACCGGCTGCGCCGGGCGGGCCACGAGGTGACCGTGCCGGACCTGTACGACGGTCGCGTCGCCGACACCGTCGAAGAGGGCATGGAGCTGAAGGAGGAGATCGGCGTCGACGAGCTGCTCCGGCGCGCGGTCGCCGCCGCCGCTCCGCTCGGGCGCGGACTGGTCTACTCCGGCTTCTCGATGGGGGCGTCGCTCGCCCAGAACCTGGCCCTCGCGGACGAGTACGCGGGCGGGCTGCTGATGTTCCACGGCACCTCCGACCTGCGCGACGACGCCGAGACCGAGGTGGCCGTGCAACTGCACGTCGCCGAGCCGGATCCGTTCGAGACCGAGGACTGGCTCAACGCGTGGTACCTGCGCATGGTCGCCGCGGGCGCGGACGTCGAGGTCTACCGCTACCGGGGTGCGGGGCACATCTACACCGACCCTGACCTGCCCGACCACGACGCCGAGG is from Yinghuangia sp. ASG 101 and encodes:
- a CDS encoding dienelactone hydrolase family protein, whose amino-acid sequence is MARIVLFPSAYGLRPAVHAAADRLRRAGHEVTVPDLYDGRVADTVEEGMELKEEIGVDELLRRAVAAAAPLGRGLVYSGFSMGASLAQNLALADEYAGGLLMFHGTSDLRDDAETEVAVQLHVAEPDPFETEDWLNAWYLRMVAAGADVEVYRYRGAGHIYTDPDLPDHDAEAAERTWAAALAFLDEIDSRDADH